The Lolium rigidum isolate FL_2022 chromosome 2, APGP_CSIRO_Lrig_0.1, whole genome shotgun sequence genomic interval GGCAAGTTACAGTAATGTCTCCTTGGTAGAAATTGGTATGATAGAAAAATGGAGCATCATTGCAGATTTGCAGGCTATGTGCAGAACCAATTAATTGTCACAGTGAAATTAGAAACCTACTCTGGCAGATAACATAAGATTTTCTCTGTCCGTGTACTTGCAGCATCTCATGGGAGTCATGCAGAGTTGCAGACCCTTTCATTTGTTTTATAGTATAGAAGTAATTCTTTCTAGGTTATGAACATTTGCTTGTCGTCAGCTCAATGATATTTTGATTATGTAGGTAGTAACCGCAACATGCGCAAACTAACTTTAGATGGCATTGATGTGATGGGAGAACGGTTGGCACAAGAGGTTAGTTTTTCATTGTGCATTTACCTATCTGGCTGAGTATGTATGTCCTTTCGGTTGCTTTAGGTCTTCATTCTCCCAATTTAATGGCAAAAGTCTGGCAAGTCAGGTTATTGAAGAAATTAACAAAAGACCAGAGATAAAAAAGATATCTTTTGTTGCGCATTCTGTTGGGGGATTGGTCGCAAGATATGCTATCGGGAGACTTTATAGACTACCTAGACAAGCACTGGAAAATGCTCCTCAAACTTTGAGTGATAACAACAGAGGTGATATATATGGGCTTGAGGCGGTCAACTTCATAACTGTTGCATCACCACATCTTGGTTCTAGAGGAAACAAGCAGGTAGTAGTTACTTCAGTTTTATCTTACATTATTGTACTCAGGACTGGATAAATCATACGATGGTACAATATGTTCATCCTATATCATTGATCTTGTAACAAATATGCAGGTTCCTTTCCTTTTTGGAGTTACCGCTATAGAAAAAATTGCTTGCTGCGTCATTCACTTCATATTCAGAAGGACTGGCAAGCACCTATTTTTGACTGATAATGATGATGGAAAGCCTCCGTTGTTGCAACGTATGGTGGATGATTGTGGGGACCTACAGTTCATGTATGCTTGTCTTTGCCAACTGCCTCTATATGCTTGGATTGTGAATATTCCTGTACTTTTCATGCTTGCTCATTTTTTATTGTAGATCTGCTTTGCAAACATTCAAGCGAAGAGTTGCATACTCCAATGTTGGCTATGATCGTATCCTTACTTTACTCCTTAAATAGGCATGTAGACATAAGCACTTCTTTTGAGGTTTTTCCGTAACTATTGTTAATTAAGATATTGTTGGCTGGAGGACCTCATCAATCAGGGGGTGCTCCGAACTACCCAAGGTACTGCTAATGAACTTCTGTGTGTTACAATTTTCTTTTGGTCTGTAATTGTGAACCTATATATAATCCTTTGATATAGTTTGCCAATTGTAAAATG includes:
- the LOC124692449 gene encoding lipid droplet phospholipase 1-like, with amino-acid sequence MGDLGGGDGREAAGETAPAPAQADHLVVMVHGIVGSTADWKFGAEQFDTLLQDKVVVHCSNRNMRKLTLDGIDVMGERLAQEVIEEINKRPEIKKISFVAHSVGGLVARYAIGRLYRLPRQALENAPQTLSDNNRGDIYGLEAVNFITVASPHLGSRGNKQVPFLFGVTAIEKIACCVIHFIFRRTGKHLFLTDNDDGKPPLLQRMVDDCGDLQFISALQTFKRRVAYSNVGYDHIVGWRTSSIRGCSELPKWVDSTSKIYPHIVYEELSKAEIIGQCADIAVVGKDNCTLEELLLRGLKRVSWEKVDVSFHNSKVRSAAHSVIQVKDPVMHSEGADVIKHIIDHFIV